The Anaeromyxobacter sp. Fw109-5 genomic interval GACCTCGTTCCAGCGCACCGACGGCGCGGCGCGCACCCGCGCGAGCCGCTCGCGGTCCTCGGAGGAGAGCGCCTCCTCTCCGCCCGCCGCCTCGAAGTCCTCGAGCCCGCCGAGCGCGAGGTAGACCGGATCGATGGCGAAGGCCGACAGCGCGGCGTAAGGGCTGTGCTGCCCGCGCGACGCCTCGTTCACCGGCAGCACCTGCACGATGGAGAAGCCCGCCCCGGCGCACCAGCGGCCGAACGGGACGAGGTCGGGGATCTCGCCGACGCCCCAGTCGCGGGCCGAGCGGAGCGAGAAGAGCGGGAGGAGGACGCCGGCCTGTCGGGGCATGGGTCGGGGGGGCTCGGAGCGGGCCCTGGGTCGCGCTCGAAAGGATGGGGCTTGTGGTGATCGGGGGCAGGGGATTATCAGGAGCCGCGCCCATCCGGCACCCTGAAAAGCGGGTGTGGCGCGGCGCGCGCCTCGTGGCGAGGTCGCGCGGCCGATGACCCTCGAGGCGGGCCGCGAGGCCCTCACGCACACTCCCTTGCGACGCGGCCGCTTCGCCCCCTCCCCCACGGGCCCGCTCCACCTCGGCAACGCCCGGACGGCGCTCCTCTCCTGGCTCGCCGCGCGGGCGCTCGGAGGCCGCTACGCCCTGCGCGTCGAGGACCTCGACGCCCCGAGGGTCCGGCCCGGCATGGAGCCGCGCATCCTCGACGAGCTGCGCTGGCTCGGGCTCGACTGGGACGAAGGCCCGGACGTGGGAGGCCCGGCCGGCCCGTACCGACAGTCGGAGCGGCTCGAGCGCTACGCGGCGGCGCTCGAGCGGCTCCGCGCGGCGGGGCACGTGTACCCGTGCTTCTGCTCGCGCGCCGAGATCGCCGCCTCGGCGCAGGCGCCTCACGGGCCCTCCGACGACGGCCCGCGCTACCCGGGGACCTGCCGCGCCCTCTCCGCCGCCGAGCGCGCGGAGCGCGCCCGGACCCGCGCCCCGTCGTGGCGGTTCCGCGTCCCGCACGGCCCCGTCGCGTTCGACGACGGCGTGCACGGACCTCGGACCGCGGACGTCCTCGCCACGGTGGGCGACTTCGTCGTGGCGCGCGCCGACGGCGTCCCGGCCTACCAGCTCGCGGTCGTGGTGGACGACGCGGCCATGGAGGTCACCGAGGTCGTGCGAGGCGACGACCTCCTCCCCTCGACCGCGCGCCAGCTCCTGCTCTACCGGGCGCTCGCGCTCGCGCCGCCGCGCTTCGCCCATGTCCCGCTCGTCGTCGGCGAGGACGGCGAGCGGCTGGCGAAGCGGCACGGCGCGCTCTCGCTCGGGGAGCTGCGCGAGGGCGGGGCCGCGCCGGACGCGGTGACGGGGCTCCTCGCCGAGCTGTCCGGGCTGACGCCGCCAGGCGTGCGCTGCCGGCCCTCGGACCTCGTCGCGGGCTTCTCGCTCGCGCGCCTCCCCCGCGCGCCGGCGGCGCTCGCCGCCGCGCGCGTCGCCGCGCTGCTCGACGGTGAAGCCTGATCAGAACTCCACGCCCACCCGGCCGAGCATCCCGAGCGCGGGCTCGCCGCTCGGGGTCCCCGGCAGCCCCCAGCGCGCGAGCCCCCACACGCCGAGGCGCAGCGGGAAGGCCGGGATCTTCAGCGACACGCCCGGCCGCGCGCCGTAGAAGGTCGACCACTCGCCGGCGACCGCCGCGCCGAGGTCCTCGCGCGAGCGCAGGCTCGCGGCGCCCAGCTCGCCGAGGAGCTCGAGCCGCAGGAGCGGCAGCACGTCGAAGGCGAGACCGGCGAGCCCGCTCGCGTCGTAGCGCTCGAGCCGGGAGCCGTCGAAGTACCCGCCCGCCGCCGCTCCCACCGCGAGCGAGCCCACGCGCAGGAGGACGGTCCCGCCCAGCTGGCCCATCTGCGCCAGCGGCTCGTTCGACCCCGGCGCGCGCTGCACGCCGAGCTGCTCGGCGCCGAGGGTGGCCTCGAGCCCCAGAGACACCGCCGCCCGGGCCGTCCCCGCCCGAGCGAGCGTCGCCATCGCCACCACCACCACCACCGTCCGGACGTGCATGCGCTCTCCTCCCCGGGTGATCGGGCGCCTCACCCAAGCTGCGCACCGCGCGGCACCCGGCCGACTCCGCACCGGGGGAACGACCGGGCGAGAGAGCGGGTGCCGCGCTAGATCCGGCCCGTGATCCTCCGCTCCGCCACCGACCCCCGCTGGCTCCCCGTCGCGCTCGCCGAGCTGCGCGCCACGCTCGCCGACCACGCCCACTGCGAGAAGAAGGCGGCCGCGAGCGCGCTGAAGCTCGTCGCCGATCACGCCGATCGGCCCGATCTCGTCCACAGCCTCGCGCGGCTCGCGCAGGAGGAGCTGCAGCACTTCCTCGCCGTGCTCGCCGAGATGGCCCGCCTCGGCGTGCCGCTCCCGTCCGACGAGGGGGACCCGTACGCCCAGGCGCTCCTGCGGCGCGTCCGCGGCGGACCGGGGCGCCTCGCCGACCGGCTCCTCGTGGCCGCGCTCATCGAGGCGCGCAGCTGCGAGCGGCTCGGGCTGCTCGCCGCCGCGCTCGAGGACCCGCGGCTGCGCGAGCTGTACGCGCGGCTCGCGCAGTCGGAGGCGGGGCACGAGCGGCTGTTCGTCGAGCTCGCGCGGCGTCACGGCGCGGGCGACGTGGAGGCGCGCCTCGCGGAGCTGGCCGCGGACGAGGCCCACATCGTCGCGGGTCTCCCGCTCCTGCCGCGCATTCACTGACCGCGTCCTCCGCGGGGGTCCCGGTCCGGAGCCGGCGAGCCCGCGCACCGGGAGCGGCGAGGCGAGCGCCGATGCGCGAAACGGTCGCATCCGTCGTGGTCCTGCCATTCCGCGCTCGGGCGGGGGACGCTGCGAAACGGCGCGGCGCGCTCGTTCCGCTCGCCGCGACGGTCGAGGACCGGAGGAGGCTCGAATGAAGGCGCTCGTCTATCACGGACCCGGCAAGAAGGCCTGGGAGGAGAAGCCGAAGCCGACGATCAAGGGACCCACCGACGCGATCGTGAAGGTCCTGAAGACCACCATCTGCGGCACCGACCTCCACATCCTGAAGGGCGACGTCCCGGCGGTCACGGACGGGCGGATCCTCGGCCACGAGGGCGTCGGCGTGATCGAGGAGGCGGGCCCGGCCGTCACGAACTTCAAGAAGGGTGACCGGGTCCTGATCTCCTGCATCACCTCGGACGGCAAGTGCGAAGCCTGCAAGAAGGGGATGTACTCGCACTGCGCGAACGGCGGCTGGATCCTGGGGCATCTCATCGACGGGACGCAGGCCGAGTACGTCCGCGTCCCGTACGCCGACACCAGCCTGTACGCGGTGCCCCGCGGCGCCGACGAGGGCGCGCTCGTCATGCTGAGCGACATCCTCCCCACCGGCTTCGAGGTGGGCGTGCGCAACGGCGCCGTGAAGCCGGGCGACAGCGTGGCCATCGTCGGCGCCGGTCCGATCGGGCTCGCCGCGCTCGTGACGGCGCAGTTCTACTCGCCCGCCGAGCTCATCATGGTGGACCTGGACGACAACCGCCTCGAGGTGGCGAAGCGCCTCGGCGCGACGCGCGCCGTGAACAGCGGCGACGGCAAGGCGGTCGAGAAGGTCATGGCGCTCACCGGCGGCAAGGGCGTGGACGTCGCCATCGAGGCGGTGGGCATCCCGGCGACGTTCGACGTCTGCCAGGACATCGTCGCGGCCGGCGGGCACGTCGCGAACGTCGGCGTGCACGGCAAGAGCGTCTCCCTGAAGCTCGAGAAGCTCTGGATCCACAACGTCACGATCACGACCGGGCTGGTCGACACGAACACGACGCCCATGCTCCTCAAGACCGTCGTCGCGGGACGGCTCGCCCCTCGCGAGCTCATCACGCACGAGTTCGCGCTCGACGACGTGATGAAGGCCTACGAGACCTTCGGGAACGCCGCGAAGGAGCGAGCGCTGAAGGTCCTCATCCAGGCCGCGGGCTGACGGGGCGCGCGCGGACCCGCCCCGCGGACGGCGGGGTCGGTCCGCGCGGAGGGATCGCCCTCACCTCGTCCCGGCCGCCGCCGCGAGCAGCGCATCGTTCTCGGCGGGCGTCCCCACGGAGATCCGGATGCACCCCTCGAGCCCGGGGTAGTGGTCCTGTCGCCTCACCAGGATCCCCCGCGCGACGAGCCCGTCGAACGCCGCCTTCGCGTCCGGCGTGCGGACGAGCAGGTAGTTCGCCGCGCTCGGGTAGGGTCTCCACGTCGGGTGCGCGGAGAGCCCGGAGAAGAGCCGGGCGCGCTCCGCGCGGATCCGCTGGTGGATGGGTGCGAAGGCGGCGGGCGCCTCGAGCGCGGTGAGCAGGATCGCGCCCGTGTGCGCCGGGATGCAGAACGGCGGCACGAGCGCGCGCACGATCGAGGCGACCCGCGGCGCGCCGAGCAGGTAGCCCGCGCGGATGCCGCCCAGGCACCAGGACTTGGAGAAGGTGCGGAGGATCGCGACGTTCGGGTTCGCGCGCGCGAGCGGGCGCGCGTCGGTGCCCGCGAAGGCGTGGTACGCCTCGTCCACCACGAGCAGCCAGTCGCGCTCGCGCGCGCGGGCCGCGAGCCGCTCGACGTCGCCGGACTCGAACAGCCGGCCGGTGGGTGCGTGCGGGTTCGGCAGGAAGAGCACGCCGGGCGGGCCGTCCATCGCGGCGAGCAGCGCGTCCGCGGGGAGGGCGAAGTCCTCCCCGAGCGGGACGGAGCGGTACGGCGTCGCGGCGGCGACCGCGCCGCCCTTGTAGTACGGGAACGCCGGCACGGTATCGAGCACCGAGCGCGCGCCCTGCGCGAGCGCCAGCACGAGGAGGTTCGAGCCCGGGGCGACGACGATCCCCTCCTCGGGCCACTCCTCGTGGCGCGACAGGGCAGCGCGCACGTCCTCGGCGTGGAGCTCGGGGTAGCGGTTCCACGAGAGCGCCGCGAGACGGGCGAGGGCGCGGGCCTTGAGCTCCGGCGGGAAGTCCTCTGGGCTCTCGTTCTGATCCAGCTTCACGCGCGCGTCGACCTTCGCGTACGGGTAGTCGGCGACGGCGGCGAGGTGCGGCTTGAAGGCGTTCACGGCGCCGAGGGTAGCACAGCGCCCCCTCCGGTCCGGGCTGTCGGCCGGCCCGGCGGCCCCGTCGGGAATACCCGACACGGCGCCGCGGAACCCCGCGGAACGCCGCCGCGAAGAGGTGGCAGAGCCCGTGCAGATGAGCGAGGGTGGGTGGCCGGACGGACGGCCCCGGGACGAAAAAGGAGACATGGTCATGACGAAGAACTCGAAGGTCCCTGCTCTCGTTGGCGCCGGCGTCGGTCTCGCCCTCTTCCTCGCAGTGGCGCTCCTGCCCGCGCTCCTCTACGGCGGCTACGCGGGCGTGATGCTGGCCGGCGGAATCTTCGGCACGCCGGTGAGCGCCTCCTTCGCCGCGCGCGCGCTCATCATTTTCGGGATGGTGCTCGGCGTCACCGCGGTCGGCTCGCTCTTCGCGGTCGCCGGCGCCGCCGCGGGCGCGGCCGTCGGCGCCCTCATCGGCCTCGCCCCCGCCGAGGCGAAGAAGGCCGCCGAGAAGGCGAAGGCGTAGCGGCCGGTCGAGCGGAACCGAAGCTCGATACCGTCCGACACCCGGCCCCGGATCCGCGAGGATCCGGGGCCTCGTCGTGTGTGCCCAGCATGGGCGTGATCAGAAAGCCAGACGCGGGACGGCGACCGCCTACCGGACGTCCGTGGGCCACGACGGCGCGAAGGGCCGAACGAGCAGGAGGGTGGAACGACCGTGAGCCTCGAACGCGCCAAGCACCAGAAGGCCAGGCAACTGGCGCTGCCGCTGGAGACGAGGGGTGAAGCCCCGCGGTGCCAGCGGAGCGGTGAAGCGCGGTCGGCGGTGGACGGAGACGGACGCCCGGGAACGGACCGCCTGATGGAAGAGGTGGTCCAGCGCGGCAACGCCAAGGCGGCGCTGAAGCGCGTGAGGCAGAACAAGGCAGCCCCGGCATCGACGGGATGACCCTGCTGGAACTGCCGGAGCATCTGGCCGAGCACCCGTTCGCCATGACGCCGGCCTCGAGGTAGCGCCGAATCAACCCCAGCATCCGCTTGTCCGCGATCCTCCCCGCCAGCTTCCCCATCAGTGGTGATGGAGAGGCACGAGGGGACGCCGCAAGGCGGGCCGCTCTCGCCGCTCCTCGCGAACGTGCTCCTCGACGAGGTGGACAAGGAGTTGGAGAACGCGGGCACGCGTTCGTGCGCTACGCCGACGACTGCAACGTGTACGTGCGGTCCCGGCGGGCAGGCGAGCGGGTGATGGAGACGCTCTACGCGCGGCTCCGGCTACGGGTCAACGAGGCGAAGAGCGCGGTGGCGCGCCCGCAGGACCGCAAGTTCCTCGGTTACAGCTTCTGGTACGCCAAGGGAGGAGAGGTCAGGCGGCGCATCGCGCCGAAGGCCCTTGAAGCGATGAAGGACCGGGTCCGGGAGATCACCGCCCGGAACGGTGGCAGGTCCATGGAGCGGGTGATCGAGGAGCTGCGGGGCTACCTCGCCGGCTGGAGGGAGTACTTCCGGCTGGCGGACACGCCGCGCGTGCTCAGCGACCTCGACGAGTGGATCGGGCACCGCGTGCGCGTGGTTCACCTCGAGCAGTGGAAACGGGGCACCACCGTATACCGGGAGTTGCGGGCGAGAGGCATGGGCCCGGTCTCCGCGGCGAAGGTGGCAGTCAACGCCCGCCGCTGGTGGAAGAACGCGACCATGGCGATCCACGTCGCGCTGCCCACGAGCTACTTCGACCGAGCAGGAGTCCCGAGGCTGGCCCGCTGACCTCAACCGCTCGAACCGCCGGATGCGGACCCGCACGTCCGGTGGTGTGGGAGGGGAGTAGCCGGGAACACCGGCCACCCCCTATCCCGATTCCGAGGGCGTCCGCACTGTCGCCTCTCGCGCCGTCGCGGTAAGAACCGCACCTCACCGAAGGAGGATCCCCTGCAGCTCGCCCTCGTCCTGCTCGCCCTCATCGCCGGCGCCGTGGTCCCCGTGCAGGCCGGCGTGAACGCCACCCTGGCTCGCCACGCGGGCCGCCCGGAGTGGGCGGCGTTCGTGAGCTTCGCGGTCGGCCTCGCCGGGCTCGCGGCCTACGTCGTCGTGCTGAGGGTCCGCCCGCCGCCGCTCGCCGCGCTCGCGGCCGCCCCGCCCTGGAGCTGGACCGGCGGGCTCCTCGGTGCGTTCTACGTGACCGCGATCGTGATCCTCACGCCGCGGATCGGCTTCACCCTCGCGCTGGCGCTCACGCTCGCCGGGCAGATGATCGCGGCGCTCGCGCTCGACCACGCGGGCGCCCTGGGGCTCGCGACGCGCCCCGTCACCGCCCCGCGCCTCGTCGGCGCGGCGCTGCTCTTCGCCGGCGTCCTGCTGATGCGCCGCTGATGAGGTCGTGAAATCGATCCCCGGACCGGGCCGCGGCGACCGCGGGGACCACGGCCGCTGACGGCGCCCGCTCGCTCACCCGAGCGCCGCGTCGACGGTCTCGCGCAGGTAGCGCGCCGCCAGCGCCACGGTGCGCGGGCCGCCCCCGGCGCTGCGCGCCACGTACGGCGCGACCTCCATCACGTCCCCGCCCGCCAGCCCCACCTCGCGCCCGAGGCGCGCGACCAGCGCGGAGACGAACTCGGGCGCGAGCCCGCCCGGCTCGGGTGTGCCCGTCGCGTCCGCGAACGACGCGTCCGTCCCGTCGATGTCGTTCGAGAAGTAGACCGCGGAGACGCCGGTGGCCCGCACGTGCGCGACGATCGCCTCGAGCGCCGCGGCGGGATCGGCGCGGACCTCCTCCGCCCAGAACTGGCGCACCCCCAGCGTCGACTCCCAGTGCGCCCGGTCGTGCCCCGAGGCGCGCGTGCCGACCTGGACCAGCCGGCCGCCGCGCCCGAGCAGGTCGTTCGCGTGATACGACCAGGTGGCGAAGCAGGTGCGGATGCCGAGCCGCTCCGGGAGCAGATCGGTGTGCGCGTCGACCTGGACGATCCCGATCCCCGCGCGGACCGAGGCGAGCGCCTTCACCACCGGCCACGCCGCGGAGTGATCGCCTCCCAGCGCGAAGACCCGCGCGGCCGGGTTGGCGGCGAGGACGAGCGAGAGGGCGCGCTCGGCGATCGAGAGCGGCGAGACGGGCCAGGCGGCGCGCTCGGCCGGCTCGAGGTCCGGGTAGAGGGCGCGGGCGGTCGCGGCCCGCTGCGCGTCCGAGAGCATCTCGTCCTCGAGGAGCTGCGGCACCACGAACACGTCGCCGAGATCCACGAGGCCGGCCGCGCGCGCCCGGGCCGGCCAGCCGGGGTCTTCCTCCAGCAGCCTCGCGCGGATGGCCGACGGTCCGAGGTTCGCGCCGCGCTGGAACCCGCCGCCCGCGTCGGAGGGGATCCCGAGCAGCACCGCGCGCGCGCCGGCGGCGCGGGCCAGCTCCTCGCGCCAGCGGGCCCGCACGATGGCGTCGTCCGCCGCCCCGTAGAGCCGGCGCTGGAGGGCGAGCTGCTCCGCCTTCCCGGTGGAGACGAGGTGGACCCCGCCGCCGGCGGGTCGGAGCAGGCGCCCGAGGGCGTCGATCGCGTTCACGCGGGTAGGTTAGCCCGGCGGGCTCGCCGCCGCAGCGCGCTTCGTGCCGGCCGGCGCGTCACGGCCGGTGGGCGCGCACGAGCTCGACGAGCGTGCGCACGCCGAAGCCCGTCCCGCCCTTCGCGACGTAGCCGCGCTCCTTCGGGGCGTGGGAGGGGCCCGCGATGTCGAGGTGCGCCCAGGGGACGTCCTTCACGAACGCGTGGAGGAAGTGCGCGGCGGCGATGGCCCCGCCCCAGCGCTCCCCGGTGTTCTTCAGATCGGCGCGATCGCTCTTCAGCTGCTCCTTCAGCGACTCGGTCATGGGCAGCCGCCAGAGCTCCTCGCCGGAGGCGCCCGCCGCGGCGAGCAGGCCGTCCACCGCCGCGCCGTCCGGGCCGAAGAGGCCGGCGGTGGTGTGGCCGAGGGCCACCATGCAGGCGCCGGTGAGCGTCGCCACGTCGACCATCAGCGCCGGGTTCCACGTCTGCGCGGCCCAGGCCAGCACGTCCCCGAGCACGAGCCGGCCCTCCGCGTCGGTGTTGGTGATCTCGACG includes:
- the gluQRS gene encoding tRNA glutamyl-Q(34) synthetase GluQRS, yielding MTLEAGREALTHTPLRRGRFAPSPTGPLHLGNARTALLSWLAARALGGRYALRVEDLDAPRVRPGMEPRILDELRWLGLDWDEGPDVGGPAGPYRQSERLERYAAALERLRAAGHVYPCFCSRAEIAASAQAPHGPSDDGPRYPGTCRALSAAERAERARTRAPSWRFRVPHGPVAFDDGVHGPRTADVLATVGDFVVARADGVPAYQLAVVVDDAAMEVTEVVRGDDLLPSTARQLLLYRALALAPPRFAHVPLVVGEDGERLAKRHGALSLGELREGGAAPDAVTGLLAELSGLTPPGVRCRPSDLVAGFSLARLPRAPAALAAARVAALLDGEA
- a CDS encoding tRNA-(ms[2]io[6]A)-hydroxylase produces the protein MILRSATDPRWLPVALAELRATLADHAHCEKKAAASALKLVADHADRPDLVHSLARLAQEELQHFLAVLAEMARLGVPLPSDEGDPYAQALLRRVRGGPGRLADRLLVAALIEARSCERLGLLAAALEDPRLRELYARLAQSEAGHERLFVELARRHGAGDVEARLAELAADEAHIVAGLPLLPRIH
- a CDS encoding zinc-dependent alcohol dehydrogenase family protein; translated protein: MKALVYHGPGKKAWEEKPKPTIKGPTDAIVKVLKTTICGTDLHILKGDVPAVTDGRILGHEGVGVIEEAGPAVTNFKKGDRVLISCITSDGKCEACKKGMYSHCANGGWILGHLIDGTQAEYVRVPYADTSLYAVPRGADEGALVMLSDILPTGFEVGVRNGAVKPGDSVAIVGAGPIGLAALVTAQFYSPAELIMVDLDDNRLEVAKRLGATRAVNSGDGKAVEKVMALTGGKGVDVAIEAVGIPATFDVCQDIVAAGGHVANVGVHGKSVSLKLEKLWIHNVTITTGLVDTNTTPMLLKTVVAGRLAPRELITHEFALDDVMKAYETFGNAAKERALKVLIQAAG
- a CDS encoding histidinol-phosphate transaminase, which gives rise to MNAFKPHLAAVADYPYAKVDARVKLDQNESPEDFPPELKARALARLAALSWNRYPELHAEDVRAALSRHEEWPEEGIVVAPGSNLLVLALAQGARSVLDTVPAFPYYKGGAVAAATPYRSVPLGEDFALPADALLAAMDGPPGVLFLPNPHAPTGRLFESGDVERLAARARERDWLLVVDEAYHAFAGTDARPLARANPNVAILRTFSKSWCLGGIRAGYLLGAPRVASIVRALVPPFCIPAHTGAILLTALEAPAAFAPIHQRIRAERARLFSGLSAHPTWRPYPSAANYLLVRTPDAKAAFDGLVARGILVRRQDHYPGLEGCIRISVGTPAENDALLAAAAGTR
- a CDS encoding group II intron maturase-specific domain-containing protein, which codes for MRYADDCNVYVRSRRAGERVMETLYARLRLRVNEAKSAVARPQDRKFLGYSFWYAKGGEVRRRIAPKALEAMKDRVREITARNGGRSMERVIEELRGYLAGWREYFRLADTPRVLSDLDEWIGHRVRVVHLEQWKRGTTVYRELRARGMGPVSAAKVAVNARRWWKNATMAIHVALPTSYFDRAGVPRLAR
- a CDS encoding DMT family transporter, with amino-acid sequence MLALIAGAVVPVQAGVNATLARHAGRPEWAAFVSFAVGLAGLAAYVVVLRVRPPPLAALAAAPPWSWTGGLLGAFYVTAIVILTPRIGFTLALALTLAGQMIAALALDHAGALGLATRPVTAPRLVGAALLFAGVLLMRR
- a CDS encoding arginase family protein; protein product: MNAIDALGRLLRPAGGGVHLVSTGKAEQLALQRRLYGAADDAIVRARWREELARAAGARAVLLGIPSDAGGGFQRGANLGPSAIRARLLEEDPGWPARARAAGLVDLGDVFVVPQLLEDEMLSDAQRAATARALYPDLEPAERAAWPVSPLSIAERALSLVLAANPAARVFALGGDHSAAWPVVKALASVRAGIGIVQVDAHTDLLPERLGIRTCFATWSYHANDLLGRGGRLVQVGTRASGHDRAHWESTLGVRQFWAEEVRADPAAALEAIVAHVRATGVSAVYFSNDIDGTDASFADATGTPEPGGLAPEFVSALVARLGREVGLAGGDVMEVAPYVARSAGGGPRTVALAARYLRETVDAALG